One window of the Colletotrichum destructivum chromosome 6, complete sequence genome contains the following:
- a CDS encoding Putative GNAT domain, acyl-CoA N-acyltransferase encodes MTLYIRPLSVRDLDQCVTVESAAFPPAEAATREKIEYRLTVCPSICLGLFVRGATGNLEGTRQQGSIPVLADVPEGSKNDRLIAHTISTQSTSPVVKDEDMAVPVTWKTIPLATYQVGHNPDGRTIALHSLAVSPPFQRLGYGKKLMAVYIEEMRRTVQADRISILTYDRLVPYYQALGFTHLGKSQSEYAGVAWHDLAYEFCPI; translated from the exons ATGACACTCTACATCCGGCCTTTGTCTGTGCGCGATCTCGACCAGTGCGTAACTGTCGAATCCGCAGCTTTTCCACCTGCTGAAGCTGCGACTCGCGAAAAA ATTGAGTACCGTTTGACAGTATGCCCTTCTATTTGTCTCGGGTTGTTCGTCCGTGGAGCTACGGGTAACCTTGAGGGTACACGACAACAGGGCAGCATACCGGTCTTGGCCGATGTGCCTGAAGGATCCAAAAATGATAGATTGATCGCGCATACTATCTCCACGCAATCAACCTCGCCGGTGGTTAAAGATGAGGACATGGCCGTCCCAGTTACCTGGAAGACGATCCCTTTGGCGACATACCAGGTTGGCCATAATCCTGATGGCAGAACCATTGCGCTTCACTCGCTTGCTGTGTCACCACCTTTCCAAAGATTGGGCTACGGCAAGAAGCTGATGGCAGTCTATATCGAAGAAATGAGACGAACAGTTCAGGCAGACAGGATCTCAATTCTTACTTATGACAGGCTTGTTCCTTACTATCAAGCATTGGGCTTCACACATTTGGGCAAGAGTCAGTCTGAATATGCAGGGGTTGCGTGGCATGACTTG GCGTATGAATTTTGTCCAATCTAG
- a CDS encoding Putative short-chain dehydrogenase/reductase SDR, NAD(P)-binding domain superfamily, translating to MSLQDKVVVVTGGSKGIGRAIVIGAAAQGAKVVVNYSSDSSAADEVVRTIGSERAFAVRADNSKTTELQTLVDATIDKFGRIDILIPNAAVMYMRTVENTSEEDFDVMFNTNVKGPYFLVQKALPHMPEGGRVIFLSTTVLASSNLPPPYLLYASTKGSIEQMTKFMAKDLASKGITVNAIAPGPTGTELFYKGKTEEMIKRAGASSPFNRIGTPEEVASVALFLASKESSWVTGQTIRVNGGVA from the exons ATGTCCCTCCAAgacaaggtcgtcgtcgtcacgggCGGTTCCAAGGGCATCGGCCGGGCCATAGTCATCGGCGCCGCAGCCCAGGGAGCAaaggtcgtcgtcaactACAGTAGTGACTcctctgccgccgacgaggtcgtcaggACCATCGGTAGCGAGCGCGCCTTCGCCGTGCGCGCCGACAACTCCAAGACGACCGAACTGCAgaccctcgtcgacgccaccaTTGACAAGTTCGGCAGAATCGATATCCTCAtccccaacgccgccgtGATGTACATGCGCACCGTCGAGAACACGTCGGAGGAAGACTTTGACGTCATGTTCAACACCAACGTCAAGGGGCCCTACTTTTTGGTACAG AAAGCACTACCTCACAtgcccgagggcggccgagTCATTTTCCTGTCCACGACAGTGCTCGCCTCGAGTAACCTTCCCCCGCCATACCTGCTCTACGCTTCGACCAAGGGCAGCATTGAGCAGATGACCAAGTTCATGGCCAAGGATCTCGCCAGCAAAGGCATTACGGTCAACGCCATAGCCCCAGGCCCAACCGGTACAGAGCTCTTCTACAAGGGCAAGACGGAAGAGATGATCAAGCGCGCCGGCGCGAGCAGCCCATTCAACCGGATCGGCACACCTGAGGAGGTTGCGTCGGTTGCTCTGTTTCTGGCAAGCAAAGAATCCTCCTGGGTTACGGGTCAAACCATCCGTGTCAACGGTGGGGTGGCCTAA
- a CDS encoding Putative major facilitator superfamily, MFS transporter superfamily, giving the protein MALNLHGVQNSESTSTNGSGVQDANEKVVRISGSETTQKIRHRILEERSGDLIAEKPYTNISSLWRRQTTSHKPDEIATQPSVFDDPELAVYFQPSENYENRHRFDADFRWTWAEETPLVKKIDWKVTVWSCIAFFALDLDRSNISQANSDNFLDDLGLDTNDYNLGQTVFRVSFLLAELPSQLISKKIGPDRWIPAQMILWSIVSAAQFWLNGRSSFLATRALIGMLQGGFIPDVILVELPFRLALFWMANRLTDVIAPLLAYGLLRLRGYHGYEGWRWLFLLEGILTLVIGIWSVFIMVPSPTQTKAPWRPKGWFTEHEEKIMVSRILRDDPSKSDMHNRQAITLKMLWESLCDYDLWPIYIIGLTFGVPAGPPDQYLTLTLRQLGFDTFDTNLLSIPCQVTTTLNNDTDVAVDMVFGKNQSAGPAWRLRSVVALTMRYCPCGHTIRCQSMGLICVGDCAAVLPFAPSHVIGWASRNSNTVRTRTVSAALYNMSVQIQSIISANIYRRDDRPQYRRGNRVLVGIASMNIVVYACAKFYYVWRNKQRDQIWDAMSPEERQRYLDTTTDKGSKRLDFRFVS; this is encoded by the exons ATGGCCCTCAACCTACACGGCGTCCAGAATTCAGAGTCTACATCGACGAATGGCTCTGGAGTCCAAGATGCAAATGAGAAAGTCGTTAGGATCTCGGGCTCTGAAACCACTCAAAAGATTCGCCACCGTATCTTGGAGGAGCGATCGGGTGATCTTATTGCAGAAAAGCCATATACTAATATTTCGAGTCTGTGGCGCCGACAAACCACCTCGCACAAGCCGGACGAGATCGCAACCCAACCTTCGGTATTCGACGACCCAGAGTTGGCTGTTTACTTTCAGCCCTCTGAAAACTACGAAAACCGGCATCGTTTTGACGCAGACTTCCGATGGACTTGGGCAGAAGAGACTCCCTTGGTCAAGAAGATTGACTGGAAAGTCACCGTTTGGTCTTgcatcgccttcttcgccctcgacctggacCGGTCCAACATCAGCCAAGCCAATTCAGACAACTTCCTCGATGATCTTGGGCTTGACACCAATGACTACAATCTTGGCCAAACCGTATTCAGAGTCTCATTTCTCCTGGCTGAGCTCCCCAGTCAGTTGATCAGTAAGAAGATTGGACC TGACCGCTGGATCCCGGCACAAATGATACTTTGGAGCATCGTTAGCGCAGCCCAATTCTGGCTCAATGGACGATCATCTTTTCTTGCAACTCGTGCCTTGATCGGAATGCTTCAAGGTGGCTTCATCCCTGATGTTATCCTAGTAG AACTGCCTTTCAGGCTGGCGCTGTTTTGGATGGCAAATCGTTTGACCGATGTCATCGCCCCCTTGCTTGCGTACGGGCTTCTTCGATTGCGAGGGTACCACGGGTATGAAGGTTGGCGCTG GCTGTTCCTTTTGGAAGGTATTCTGACACTGGTGATTGGGATATGGTCCGTGTTCATCATGGTGCCATCCCCAACTCAGACCAAGGCGCCTTGGCGGCCTAAAGGCTGGTTCACGGAGCATGAGGAAAAGATCATGGTCAGCCGTATTCTTCGAGACGATCCCTCCAAGAGCGACATGCATAACCGCCAGGCCATCACCCTCAAGATGCTTTGGGAGTCCTTGTGCGACTATGACTTGTGGCCTATCTATATTATCGGGCTCACATTCGGTGTTCCGGCTGGACCACCTGATCAGTACCTTACTCTTACACTGCGACAGCTTGGATTCGACACTTTCGACACGAACCTTCTCAGCATTCCATGCCAAGTTACAACCACGCTGAAC AACGACACAGATGTTGCTGTTGACATGGTTTTCGGAAAGAATCAATCAGCGGGCCCTGCTTGGCGGCTTCGTTCAGTTGTGGCTCTTACCATGCGTTATTGCCCTTGCGGTCATACCATCCGATGTCAATCGATGGGCCTCATATGCGTTGGTGATTGTGCTGCTGTCTTACCCTTCGCCCCATCCCATGTGA TTGGTTGGGCAAGCCGCAATTCCAATACTGTCAGGACAAGGACAGTTTCGGCGGCGCTGTACAATATGTCTGTGCAAATACAGTCCATCATCAGCGCTAATATCTACCGGCGAGACGATCGCCCGCAGTATCGCCGCGGCAACAGGGTTTTGGTTGGAATTGCCAGTATGAACATCGTGGTGTACGCATGCGCCAAGTTCTACTATGTTTGGAGAAACAAGCAGCGAGACCAGATTTGGGACGCCATGTCACCAGAGGAGCGTCAGCGATATTTGGATACTACCACAGACAAGGGCAGCAAGAGACTGGACTTCAGGTTTGTGAGTTGA
- a CDS encoding Putative alcohol dehydrogenase, zinc-type, GroES-like superfamily, NAD(P)-binding domain superfamily, translated as MASLPKTYKAAVVESKSAPLKIVDQELKQPGPGLILVKVLACGVCHSDVGMQEGGFGDVFPRVPGHEVVGDVVAVGEGVSRFSGGERVGGAWHGGHDGTCRQCQKGFFQTCDNETVNGVFRDGGYAQYVLLRSEAAVRVPKDVDPAETAPLLCAGVTVFNSIRKMQIEQGNIVAIQGLGGLGHLAVQYASRMGYKTVVLSSGSSKKEFATKLGAHVYIDSSASDPVKELQKLGGASLIIATAPNPKIISPLTGGLQAGGKLCVLAPVGNLEVNTIDLIVGGKSVCGWPSGHQMDSEEAIDFAATHGIKCMIERFSLDDAKKASEHMLSNKVRFRSVLVME; from the exons ATGGCATCCCTCCCCAAGACGTACAAGGCGGCGGTTGTCGAGTCTAAGAGCGCGCCTCTCAAGATCGTCGACCAGGAGCTGAAGCAGCCTGGCCCCGGCCTCATCCTTGTCAAGGTGCTGGCTTGCGGTGTCTGCCACTCGGACGTGGGCATGCAGGAGGGCGGCTTTGGCGACGTGTTCCCCCGGGTTCCAGGCCACGAGGTTGTCGGCGATGTGGTGGCCGTTGGCGAGGGCGTAAGCAGGTTCTCTGGCGGAGAGCGAGTTGGAGGCGCCTGGCACGGAG GTCACGACGGAACGTGCAGACAGTGCCAAAAGGGCTTCTTCCAGACGTGCGACAACGAGACGGTCAACGGCGTGTTTCGCGACGGCGGGTACGCGCAGTACGTGCTGCTCCGgtccgaggcggcggtgcgggTGCCCAAGGATGTGGAcccggccgagacggcgccgttgctCTGCGCTGGAGTGACGGTGTTCAACAGCATCCGCAAGATGCAGATTGAGCAGGGAAACATTGTGGCGATCCAGggcctgggcggccttgggCATCTTGCAGTGCAGTACGCCAGCCGGATGGGCTACAAGACGGTGGTGCTCAGCTCAGGGTCGTCCAAGAAGGAGTTCGCGACGAAGCTGGGCGCGCACGTGTACATCGACTCAAGCGCGTCGGACCCCGTCAAGGAACTCCAGAAGCTTGGGGGTGCATCGCTCATCAtcgcgacggcgccgaaccCCAAGATCATCTCGCCGCTTACGGGGGGTCTGCAGGCGGGCGGCAAGCTCTGCGTGCTCGCGCCGGTTGGCAACCTCGAGGTCAACACGATCGatctcatcgtcggcggAAAGTCGGTCTGTGGCTGGCCCAGCGGGCACCAGATGGACTCGGAAGAGGCCATCGACTTTGCGGCGACGCATGGCATCAAGTGCATGATTGAGCGCTtctccctcgacgacgcgaagaaggcgtcgGAGCACATGCTGTCCAACAAGGTCCGCTTCCGCAGTGTGTTGGTCATGGAGTAA
- a CDS encoding Putative Thioredoxin domain, protein disulfide-isomerase A6: protein MHHPTLLAAGAAVLSALPSVQAGMYPKSSAVLQVDAKNYDSLIAKSNYTSIVEFYAPWCGHCQNLKPAYEKAAKNLNGLAKVAAVDCDEDANKPLCGQFGIQGFPTLKIVRPGKKPGKPVVEDYQGPRTATGIVEAVVDKITNHVKRVTDKDLGSFLEGEKPKAILFTDKGTTSALLRSVAIDFLDAVSIGQVRSKEAKAVEKFGVKSFPTLVLLPGGDKEPIVYDGELKKDGLVSFISQVASPNPDPAPKSDKKKADKSKPASAKSSTSTAAAEEATPEPETPTESPSAEQAAPAINVFPPLPIADTPEKLQAECLSAKSHTCVLAFVPSTETEKAEKALTSLSELAHKYAQNQRKIFPFYSVPSDNTAATTVTKSLGLGSDIEIVAVNARRGWWRHYEGEFDVVSVESWIDAIRLGEGAKQKLPEGVVVEEVNTEPTKESTASTAATEPTPEPETEAPKETPSEAPAPHDEL from the exons ATGCATCACCCCACTCTGCTCGCCGCGGGTGCCGCCGTCCTTTCGGCTTTGCCTAGTGTCCAGGCAGGCATGTACCCCAAGAGCTCTGCCGTCCTCCAGGTCGATGCCAAAAACTACGACAGCTTGATTGCAAAGTCCAACTACACCTCG ATTGTCGAGTTCTACGCCCCCTGGTGCGGTCACTGCCAGAACCTTAAGCCCGCCTACGAAAAGGCCGCCAAAAACCTCAATGGACTGgccaaggtcgccgccgtcgactgCGACGAGGATGCCAACAAGCCCCTATGCGGCCAGTTCGGGATTCAGGGGTTCCCTACCCTCAAGATCGTCAGACCAGGCAAGAAGCCCGGTAAGCCTGTTGTTGAGGATTATCAGGGCCCCCGGACCGCCACCGGCattgtcgaggccgtcgtcgacaaaATCACAAACCACGTCAAGCGAGTCACCGACAAGGATCTCGGCTCCTTCCTCGAGGGAGAAAAGCCAAAGGCCATCCTGTTCACTGACAAGGGCACCACCAGCGCTCTTCTCCGTAGCGTCGCcatcgacttcctcgacgcaGTTTCAATCGGTCAGGTACGCAGCAAGGAGGCCAAAGCAGTTGAAAAGTTCGGTGTCAAGTCATTCCCGACCCTGGTGCTCCTGCCAGGTGGTGACAAGGAGCCTATCGTCTACGATGGAGAGCTGAAGAAGGACGGTCTGGTTTCTTTCATTTCCCAAGTCGCCTCGCCGAACCCGGACCCTGCGCCCAAGAGTGACAAGAAAAAGGCCGACAAGAGCAAGCCCGCGTCCGCCAAGTCGAGCACCAGTACCGCCGCAGCAGAGGAGGCTACCCCCGAGCCCGAGACACCCACCGAGAGCCCTTCTGCGGAGCAGGCCGCCCCCGCCATCAACGTCTTTCCTCCTCTGCCTATTGCCGACACCCCCGAAAAGCTCCAGGCAGAGTGCCTCAGCGCCAAGTCCCATACCTGTGTGTTGGCCTTTGTGCCCTCCACGGAGACCGaaaaggccgagaaggccctTACCAGCCTGTCGGAGCTCGCCCACAAGTACGCCCAGAACCAGCGAAAGATCTTCCCCTTCTACTCTGTCCCTAGCGACAATACTGCTGCCACTACCGTTACAAAGAGCCTTGGTCTTGGCAGTGACATTGAGATCGTTGCCGTGAACGCCCGCCGCGGCTGGTGGAGACACTACGAGGGCGAGTTCGATGTCGTGAGCGTCGAGAGCTGGATTGATGCTATTCGTCTGGGCGAGGGTGCCAAGCAGAAGCTCCCCGAGGGGGTGGTAGTCGAGGAGGTCAACACCGAGCCTACAAAGGAAAGCACTGCCTCCACTGCTGCCACGGAGCCTACCCCTGAGCCCGAGACTGAGGCGCCCAAAGAGACACCGTCTGAGGCTCCCGCTCCTCACGATGAGCTGTAA
- a CDS encoding Putative ribosomal protein uS5 domain 2-type superfamily, with translation MPLDTSTYSMALLRVDGRRWNELRRLHAQIRTQEAADGSSYLEMGHTKVMCVVTGPTEPQRRGGAGGQSKEAAVTVNLVVAGFSSVDRKKRGRNDKRTQELEATIAKAVSANLHTHLFPHSSISISLHVLSQDGSLLAALLNASTLALIDAGIPMTDYIAACTAGSTSTYAAADDGADPLLDLNTQEEQELPYMTVGTLGLADRVAVLVCESRVQVSRLEGMLAVGVDGCKQVRQFMDRVVKEKGRQMVQEGVVERGTGLDLEMES, from the exons ATGCCTCTCGACACATCGACCTACTCTATGGCGCTGCTGCGCGTCGATGGCCGCCGATGGAACGAGCTCCGACGGCTGCACGCCCAGATCCGGACACAAGAAGCCGCCGACGGCTCTAGCTACCTCGAGATGGGACATACCAAAGTCATGTGTGTTGTGACCGGTCCGACCGAGCCCCAGCGTCGCGGAGGTGCGGGCGGCCAGTCCAAGGAGGCTGCCGTCACcgtcaacctcgtcgtcgccggctttAGCTCTGTCGACCGAAAGAAGCGGGGCCGCAACGACAA GCGAACacaggagctcgaggccaccATTGCCAAAGCCGTCTCGGCGAACCTTCACACCCACCTCTTCCCCCACAGCAGCATTTCCATCTCTCTACACGTGCTGTCGCAAGACGGTTCACTGCTGGCGGCCCTCCTAAACGCCTCGACACTTGCCCTCATCGATGCGGGTATTCCCATGACCGACTACATCGCTGCGTGCACGGCGGGTTCGACTTCGACATAtgcagccgccgacgacggcgcagaTCCGTTGCTGGATCTCAATACTCAAGAGGAGCAGGAATTGCCGTACATGACGGTCGGAACTCTGGGTTTGGCGGACCGTGTTGCTGTCCTGGTGTGCGAGAGTCGCGTCCAGGTCAGCCGTCTGGAGGGCATGCTTGCGGTTGGTGTGGATGGATGTAAACAGGTACGACAGTTTATGGACcgcgtcgtcaaggagaaAGGTCGGCAGATGGTGCAAGAGGGTGTGGTGGAAAGAGGTACTGGCTTGGATCTGGAGATGGAATCATGA
- a CDS encoding Putative six-hairpin glycosidase superfamily: MVRTIELYNEEFHIHVDRATGAVLEILDPRAEVPLNWISSPANAPWQPLGSRWGLGFADLGANLLHRLFWNSPRIDTSLGRDITVATYHAGPLELVVRRRLNSRTQSFTETYEFRNQGTLPLNLSAKGETSFAIYTPFNDHYTNTSDALRSRTHAHLWVNGGSSAWVKLSQMGGHGRDLGMVLTRGSLSGYSIESRDEVTHSNTRGVFLLHPSIPVLEPGQSSIIEWTLFWHNDWDNFFAQCARRSSQFIHFDIPKHTLVCGESVKVRMTGDAAAINSATTVNGQRVQQDGSSFAFFHHAGDMGQKTLRVITGQGVDQKESIIYLNTVPRYDDLIKRRIEFIVEKQQVRDADNFLHGAYVVYDNQAEAFPFYETQQDRNAGRERVGMGVLIGRWLKKTPESTLRGSFMAYYTFVCTKLQDDSGFVFDAPFGTGTYKNKRLYNWPWVLQLHLVAATIGIPAISGKSPITRFMETLERFYDEGGASLYAIGLPILEGLRVLKVAGDEKSFNRAKSLFVSHGQKILQRGTNYPPFEVNFEQSIVAPAAIILLELYRATGDTVWLSAAKLQIEVLLRFAGKQPDYRLYDVAIRHWDGHWFGKDRTWGDTFPHYWSTLNAIALHHFSKVTGDVSYGDQSDGILRANFSLFTPEGRGSCAWIYPRSVNGQLAHYKDPYANDQDWALAHLLQIEDDNTWEEKGTPIL, from the coding sequence ATGGTTCGAACTATTGAGCTATACAACGAAGAATTCCACATTCACGTCGACAGGGCCACTGGAGCCGTTCTGGAGATCCTAGATCCCCGCGCCGAAGTCCCTTTGAATTGGATCAGCTCTCCGGCCAACGCACCTTGGCAGCCTCTGGGTAGCCGTTGGGGCTTGGGATTCGCAGACCTGGGTGCTAATCTGCTTCATCGACTTTTCTGGAACAGTCCCCGCATCGACACATCCCTTGGCCGCGATATCACAGTCGCAACTTATCATGCTGGGCCCTTGGAGCTTGTTGTCCGTCGACGCCTCAACAGCCGGACACAGTCCTTCACGGAGACTTACGAGTTCCGCAACCAGGGCACCCTTCCACTTAATCTTTCGGCAAAAGGAGAGACATCATTTGCAATTTACACCCCATTCAACGACCACTACACCAACACTTCGGATGCGCTCCGTTCTCGTACGCATGCCCATTTGTGGGTCAATGGGGGCAGTTCAGCATGGGTGAAACTCAGCCAGATGGGAGGTCATGGCCGGGATTTGGGTATGGTACTCACGAGAGGCTCGTTGTCCGGCTACAGCATCGAGTCTCGGGATGAAGTGACTCATTCCAACACTCGGGGCGTGTTTCTCCTTCATCCTTCCATACCCGTTCTCGAACCAGGGCAGTCAAGCATCATCGAGTGGACTTTGTTCTGGCACAATGACTGGGACAATTTTTTCGCCCAGTGCGCCCGTCGGTCGAGTCAGTTTATCCACTTCGATATTCCAAAGCATACACTTGTGTGTGGGGAATCCGTCAAGGTTCGAATGACGGGTGACGCTGCTGCCATCAACTCGGCAACAACGGTGAATGGTCAGAGAGTGCAACAGGATGGCTCAAGCTTTGCCTTTTTTCATCATGCTGGAGATATGGGCCAAAAGACTCTGCGCGTTATCACTGGTCAAGGGGTTGACCAGAAGGAGTCAATTATTTACCTCAACACCGTTCCCCGTTATGATGATCTCATCAAGCGTCGAATCGAATTCATTGTCGAGAAACAACAAGTAAGGGATGCCGACAACTTTCTTCATGGGGCTTATGTTGTCTATGATAATCAAGCCGAAGCATTTCCTTTCTACGAAACTCAGCAAGATCGGAATGCTGGGCGCGAGCGGGTTGGCATGGGTGTCCTCATTGGTCGCTGGCTGAAGAAAACACCGGAGAGCACGCTGAGAGGGTCATTCATGGCATACTACACATTTGTGTGCACAAAACTTCAGGATGATAGTGGGTTTGTTTTCGATGCCCCGTTCGGAACTGGCACATACAAAAACAAGCGCCTATACAACTGGCCTTGGGTGTTACAGCTACATCTAGTTGCCGCAACAATCGGTATCCCTGCTATTTCTGGTAAATCCCCGATCACCAGGTTCATGGAAACACTCGAGCGCTTCTACGATGAAGGCGGTGCGTCCCTCTATGCTATCGGCTTGCCCATTCTCGAAGGGCTCCGAGTTCTGAAGGTGGCAGGAGACGAGAAATCCTTCAATAGGGCGAAGAGTTTGTTCGTCTCACACGGCCAGAAAATTCTGCAGCGAGGAACGAACTACCCACCCTTTGAGGTCAACTTTGAGCAATCTATCGTTGCCCCTGCTGCAATCATACTACTGGAGCTTTATCGGGCGACAGGTGACACGGTCTGGCTCTCGGCGGCTAAGCTACAAATCGAGGTTCTCCTCCGATTTGCCGGAAAGCAGCCAGACTATCGACTTTACGATGTTGCTATCCGACACTGGGATGGTCACTGGTTCGGAAAGGATCGTACTTGGGGAGATACATTTCCCCATTATTGGAGTACCCTGAATGCCATCGCACTGCACCATTTCAGCAAAGTGACTGGAGACGTTTCGTACGGGGACCAGTCTGACGGTATCTTACGAGCCAACTTTTCTCTTTTCACGCCTGAAGGCAGGGGATCTTGTGCGTGGATTTACCCTCGGTCTGTAAATGGTCAACTGGCTCACTACAAGGATCCTTATGCCAACGACCAAGATTGGGCTTTGGCACATCTTTTGCAAATTGAGGACGACAATACTTGGGAGGAAAAAGGAACACCTATTCTATAG
- a CDS encoding Putative vacuolar protein sorting-associated protein Vta1, translating to MAEPIPSSLRQADITRFINRANQLRQHMPVITYWCEYWVVNQILAKGLHNADDESLSYTTNLMDRLEQTKTENAQEEAIVDDAVGQAYVEQFAQDSFERAEKVLRANRVTRQTADTYDAAATFLLLGNIWGAIDEETQKKVKYAKWNAARILKAIKEGKDPNESNPKHEEPEKDLPALDPNDPDVRGLTSPPPKPASVEDDPETEFYKKASTPAESAPTVAPSEPVPTQSSVLDLPSVPTATDLNSILPAPQNQGYFDPPEQFPPSPLSQTGANDMAATVNAPSAPSPYAASSTGPSFSPANAASPWQPPQTTPSNVTKSPPPPAPQQFKPPPIAHQPKAPLVPVSNNSWTPSSAPSDEMDLPKAQKHAKWAISALNFEDVPTAVKELRNALAALGAQ from the exons ATGGCCGAACCAATCCCAAGTAGCCTGCGACAGGCCGATATCACGAGATTTATCAATCGCGCGAATCAACTACGCCAACATATGCCTGTCATTACGTACTGGT GCGAGTACTGGGTCGTCAACCAGATCCTGGCCAAAGGACTGCACaatgccgatgacgagagcCTTTCGTACACAACCAACCTCATGGACCGACTCGAACAG ACCAAAACCGAGAACGCTCAGGAAGAGGCCATCGTTGACGATGCGGTCGGTCAGGCATACGTCGAGCAATTCGCGCAGGATTCCTTTGAGAGGGCAGAGAAGGTTCTCAGAGCAAATCGAGTGACAAG GCAAACCGCCGACACGTACGATGCCGCTGCGACCTTTCTTTTGCTGGGCAACATCTGGGGCGCTATAGACGAGGAGACACAGAAAAAGGTTAAGTATGCGAAATGGAACGCTGCTCGCATActcaaggccatcaaggaAGGCAAAGACCCTAACGAGTCGAACCCCAAGCACGAAGAGCCTGAGAAAGATCTTCCTGCTTTGGATCCCAACGACCCCGACGTCCGCGGTCTcacctcccctcctccgaaGCCCGCCTCTGTCGAGGATGACCCAGAGACCGAGTTCTACAAAAAGGCATCTACGCCGGCCGAGTCAGCACCGACCGTTGCGCCAAGCGAGCCCGTCCCGACCCAGTCCAGCGTTCTAGATCTGCCCTCGGTCCCGACAGCAACCGATCTCAACTCAATCCTTCCTGCGCCCCAGAACCAGGGCTATTTCGACCCCCCCGAACAGTTCCCGCCATCGCCCCTTAGCCAAACGGGCGCAAACGACATGGCTGCTACAGTAAATGCCCCTTCAGCACCGTCTCCCTATGCCGCATCTTCGACGGGGCCGTCTTTCAGTCCGGCAAATGCTGCGTCACCTTGGCAACCGCCCCAAACAACCCCTTCGAATGTCACCAAAtcacctccgccgccggcaccccaGCAGTTCAAACCCCCACCGATTGCGCACCAGCCCAAAGCTCCTTTGGTTCCCGTCTCTAACAACTCATGGACTCCGAGTAGTGCGCCGTCGGACGAGATGGACCTGCCCAAGGCGCAGAAGCATGCGAAGTGGGCGATTTCCGCCCTAAACTTTGAGGATGTACCGACTGCAGTGAAAGAGCTTCGTAATGCGCTTGCGGCTTTGGGGGCGCAGTAA